A stretch of DNA from Verrucomicrobiota bacterium:
GCCACCAACGCTGCTGCCAGTTTTCGAAGCCTGTTTCCTCGAGCGAGAACCCGGTGACGTCGATAAAGGAGACCCGGCCGGCCAGGCTTTCGCTGGTGCCTTGGACGAGATCCGGGGTGGCGCTGCCGAGGATGAGAAAGCGGGCCGGCGTGTCTGGACGATCAGCCAGAACCCGCAGTACGGGATAAAGTCCGGGCTGGCGCTGGATTTCATCGAGGATGACGAGGCCACGCAGCGAGGAAAGGGTCATTTCGGGATTCGCCAACCGGGCGAGATCGGCGGGCGATTCGAGATCGAAACGGTGCACCTGTGATGCCTCCCGGGTGTTGGCATACAGTCCAGCCAAGGTGGTTTTTCCCACCTGACGAGGTCCCAAGAGTGCGACGATGGGAAAGTCCCGCAATCGCTCCTCCAAGGTTTCAAGATAAAAGGACCGGGGCGTCATTTCCTTGAAAATCTAAAGTTGAAATTTAGATTTTCAAGGAAAATAGGGATCACAGTTCCAGCCGCCCTTCATCGAGGTCGATGAACTCGAACATGGTTTCGACGGCGTTTTCGGGGTAGCTGGCTTCCTGGAGGCGGAATTTGACGCGCTCGGTGATGGCGTCGCGCCAGCCGAGCTTGGTCATGTAGGCGTTCCAGATTTCGATTTCCTCTTCGCTGGGTTGGCGGCCTTGGGTGTAGGCCCATTGGAGGAGGTGTTCTTCGCTGCGGCCGGCGAGGACTTCGCTGACGAGGGCATCGTACTCGATCTGCAGGAAGCGGCAGCAGCGGGCGTCGAAGGAGTTTGGGTAGGCGTTGCCGAGGGCGGAGGCCCAGTCTTCGGGGAGCTGGCGGTCGGCGTGGAGGCGGATCTTGTCGATCATGCGTCCGAAGTAAACGAGGCCATTGACGGTCTCGGAGGGGCTGCGGAGGCCAGGAATGTGGGTGGGCACTTTTGAAGGAACTTGAGATCGATGAGCTTGCCGGATCTCCAAAAGGAGACCTTCCGTAGTGAATTTTTCAAAAATCCTGATCCGGGGTGATCCAGGTCGCTGCCTGCTCAATCGCCCAGGCCGCCAAGGAGGAGGTTGCCCCATCAAAGCCTCTCTCGCAAGGAGCCTTGCTCGATCGGAGACCGAATTTATGCACTGAGCGCTGTGCTCAGCTCTTCCAGAGGCGGGGCGAACTGCGTGAGGGGAATGCCTTGGACGGCCGCGGTGTATTCTTCCAAGCTGGGGGTGCGACCGAGGATGGCGGAGAGGACGACGACGGGGGTGGAGGAGAGAAGAGATTCCCCTTTTTTGCGCTCGGCGTCTTCTACCACGCGACCTTGGAAGAGTCGGGTGGAGGTCGCCATGACCGTGTCCCCTTTGGCAGCTTTTTCCTGGTTTCCCATGCAGAGATTGCAGCCGGGGCGCTCGAGATACATCATCTTCTCATACTCGGTCCGGGCTTCGCCTTTGGGGGAGGTGTCATTGAATTCGAAGCCGGAGTATTTCTGGAGGATCTCCCAATCGCCTTCCGCTTTCAGTTCATCGATGATGTTGTAGGTGGGAGCGGCTACCACGAGCGGGGCCTGAAATTTCACTTTCCCCTGCTGTGCTTCGAGGTTGCGGAGCATTTGGGCCACGATTTTGAGATCGCCTTTGTGGACCATGCAGGAGCCGACGAATCCGAGGTCGACCGGTTTGCTGCCTTGGTAGTGGGAGAGGGCACGAATGACGTCGTGGGTATAACGCTTGGAGACGTCTTCGTTGTGCACGTCGGGGTCAGCGATCATGGGCTCCACGATGAGGTCGAGATCGACCACGAAATCAGCAAAATACTTGGCGCTCGCGTCCGGGGTGAGGGCGGGCTTGCTCCCAAAACGAATTTCCGCGATCCGCTCATCCGCGCGATCAATGAGGCCTTGGAGAACTTGTGCCCGATTGTCCATGCCCTTCTCGATCATGATCCGGATGCGACTTTTGGCGATCTCCAGAGACTCGATGAGCGTCTCGTCTTCCGAGATACAAATGGAGGCCTTGGCCTTCATTTCCGCGGTCCAGTCGGTGAAGGTGAAGGCTTGGTCGGCCGGGAGCGTTCCGATGTGCACTTCGATGACCCGGCCCTGGAAGACATTCTCGCCAAACTTCTGCAGCATCTGCGCCTGGGTGGCGTGGACCACATCCCGGAAGTCCATGTGCGGCTGGAGGGTGCCCTGGAACGTCACTTTGACCGATTCTGGAATCGGCATGGTGGCTTCCCCGGTGGCCAGGGCCAAGGCCACGGTCCCGGAGTCGGCCCCGAAGGCCACCCCTTTGGACATTCGGGTG
This window harbors:
- a CDS encoding DUF5069 domain-containing protein → MPTHIPGLRSPSETVNGLVYFGRMIDKIRLHADRQLPEDWASALGNAYPNSFDARCCRFLQIEYDALVSEVLAGRSEEHLLQWAYTQGRQPSEEEIEIWNAYMTKLGWRDAITERVKFRLQEASYPENAVETMFEFIDLDEGRLEL